In the genome of Brachypodium distachyon strain Bd21 chromosome 3, Brachypodium_distachyon_v3.0, whole genome shotgun sequence, the window ttgtcatcatGGGTTTCAATATGAATCCCATTTTGACGGATATCCCTATAACTTATTAGAGTACGAGTTGAATCGGGATACAATAAAGCGTCCTCAATTATTACTTGTGTACCCATAGGAAGTGTGATGATGGCACGTCCAGAGCCAACAATTAATGTATCGCGTCCAgcgattgtcaaaatattcccTTGCGTTTTAGTGAgggtttgaaaatattttgtttccgTAAGTATAGTGTTTGTGGTGGCGCTGTCCACAAGGCAAAGTTCTTCGTCCATTTTGAATTGACTCCCGTAGAaaactatatatggaaaaaggaagaattttAATATCACTCTTAATGGATATATAgaatacatacaaatttatgTATTAAATTGATAATACAATATCATAATTTACAATacatatgtcaaatatgtaGGTACCAAAGTGCTGATACAATAATGTAATATTACAATGTAGATGACAACGGTCACTATAATTTATTTACAACAATACTTAGGAACGTAAATAAAGATAATATCTATTTCGGAGATAGGTGAACTAATTTAGGTCTCCAAACATATCATTTGAAGTGAATTCAACGATCATGTTCTCTGTGCTCATTAGATCCTCAGATGATCGGATTGTCGGGTTGTTGCTTGGTTCCTCCTTGATATCATGCGAACAACCGGCTTCCTTGGAATTGTCGGATTGGAAATTGAAGTGTGATTCAAATCTTGGTCCTTGATGAGCAGGTCGCTTGCGTCCTACGGATTGGAGGTATAAATCTACCAAATGACGAGGGGTACGGCATTTCTTTGTAATATGCTTGTAGCACCCACAtctttgacaaactttagatCTGTCGTATTGTGGTTTGAAAGTGCCTTTCCCCTTTTCCTGTACACGtggcttgtttttcttgtttcccTTTTGATTGCCTTTGAAGTTGTTTGGTCGATTAGTCGATCCATTGAActtgttgtttttctgaaaattagcATGTACTTCAGGCAAAGGTGCAGCGCCAACAGGACGCTGATGATGGTTCCTTATTAGAAGTTCATCATGCTTTTCGGCTTGAAGTAAAACATGGATAATATTAGAATATCTAGTGAATTGGTGTGCACGATACTGCTGCTGGAGGGTCCTATCGGCCGGAAGCATAGTGGATAAGGTCTTTTCAATCTTTTCCGCTTCAGAAGGTTCCTTCTTGCAAAATTGCAACTTTGAAATTTTTTTATGAACGGCATGATTGAACTCTCCAATAgatttaaaatcttgtagGCGTAGTTGAGTCCATTCATGTGTGGCTTCAGGCAAAATCACGACCTTCTGCTGTTCATATCTAGTTTGAAGGGCAAGCCATAGTGTGTATGGATCTTCTTCCATGAGATACTCTAATTTGAGATCAGCATGGATGTGGTTCTTTATTGTATATAAGGCATTGTATTTGTATAAATCTGCGATGGGCGGTTGTCCCTCTTGAGGAGGTTGTATGGTTGTTGAAAGACCGCGTGACGCAAGGCTCACTTTTACATCCATTGCCCAAGTTGGATAGTTTCGACTGTCGAGGGCGAGTTCCTCAAACTCTTTCCCGGTCATTTTGTCCTACATGGGGTTGAAAAACCATAGATTTTGTCAATTACTAGTAGGTAAAGCCAAAATATTGTGGTCATTGTTGTAATTAAATTGCAAGAAAATGCATGAGATTTAATCCATGTTAAATTCATATAGTGTAGACCTCAAATAACACTTTGAAGATAATCACCAATTATTTGTGTAGATCCCTCAGCTCTACGCAAAAAaattcgctgctttcaataaggtgtatgttcccacggaacattcaacgccatGTAccattttaccgttattgaaagaCTGTAGCACcatgtgttattttttttatttaatattgGAAGAGCACGTTGAAGGTAGTCATTGTGTATTCGACACAATGTAAACCTCTCAACAGTACGCAAAATAATTTGcagctttcaataaggtgtatgttcccacggaacattcaacgccatgtagcattttaccgttattgaaagactgtagcaccttgtgttatttttttaatttaatattGGAAGAGCACGTTGAAGGTAGTCATTGTGTATTCGACACAATGTAGATCTCTCAGCACTATGCAAAATAATttgctgctttcaataaggtgtatgttcccacgaaacattcaacgccatgtagcattttaccgttattgaaagtcTATAGTACCTTGTGTTTCGCATATTTTAAATCGAGGTAGTCACTTGGTGATAATTTTTGCTTATCACTAGTGGAGTTTTTTCTTGAATCAAGTCTAATTTGGGCATTTTTATGCCTTTTTGGACTTAATCGTTGAAGCAAAAATCTCAAATatgcaagaaataaatatCTCAATTGCAAGAtgtaaatatcacatgtaatagGAGATGTATATCATACAAACACATTGAACACGACAATATTTACATTGACATTTACATAGGAATATGTCTTTTAATAGGAATATATCCTAAAACCCACTGgaatctaaataaatataagtgcAGGGACCTATATGTATTTAAATACTACTATTACATAGATACAAGGACCAAATCGCAAATAGCCAGAATTGTCCGACattttctgcaaaatggcCGTAGCCAGTGGAGGGAGGGCGCGGGCGTGGGCCTGGGCCTCGGGGGCCTTTCGGCCGGCCTAGGTCGGGCCGAGAGGGGGGCGTAGGCGGTTAGGTAcgaaaggggggggggggcgggcgcgggaggttagggttagggtttccccgccccgacgccgccgtcgccgcttcCCCCAAAtcacgtcgccgccgctgtgtCCCCAACTCCCGCCGCCGtcatgccgctgccgccgctacTCCCCCGCCACCGCGTCACCAGCGCAGTTAGAGggatgggggggggggcgcctCATTGGAGGACGAGAAGCCGAGGGCCTTCGGGTCCCACCCGCCGGCAGCCAGAGCGGCGCGGTTGGCGGCCATCGCGGCCGCGAAATTCTTGAGGAGGCGCCGGGCTTCGGGGTCGATGGCGTCGAGTACTTCATCGGCATCGttgtcttcggccgggggagCAAagtcggcggccggcggcgtggcgTCTGCGGCCGGAGGTGCGGCGCGGACGGCCGGAGGCGCGTCTTCGGCGGTCGGCGCAGGCGGAGTAGGCGACGGAGGCGGCCCGAATCCATGGATGGGGCAGTAGAggggcggtggtggaggcACAATAGCGAGGACGAagtcgtcctcctcgccgagcATGGTCGGCGCCGGTCCCGACATCATCCATTCCATGGAGGGAATGTATTCcagggaggccggcggcgcggggtctGGCGGTGCGAAGGCCGGGGGCGCGGAGGCCGACGGTGcagaggccggcggcgcagtGCGGCCCTGGTGTGGGCGGCGGCCACCCGCGTggctccggcggcgaggggccCACCGGCGACGGTAAGTGCCCCGACGGCGGCTTCCATGGTGGCCCAAGAACTCGAGAATGGCAAGAAAAACGAGGGGCAAATTGTTTATTGTAGAACAAAACGTGGCTGATAACGTGTTAGAATGAAATCTGTGTGTTGTTCCATTGATTGATGATTATATTTATACAAGGGGAAGGgacaccaatacatgcattggtgtcccaAGTTTTGGACATTCGCGTCCCAATTTGGACACGAACAGTTACAACACTAACTGACTAATTAATTATTAATTAATCCTAATTGgtcataaataattattcttGACAAAATGGTCAAAGGTTAGAGTACTAATTAAATTACCCTCAGGGTTTAAATCCTTGAAGAAGGGTTTGTTAACAAACTCGAGGGTCGCACGAGTAAccaaaaaattgagcaaaacTCGTACGAGTGGATTTGGTTGCCACGGTGAAGTAATTTGGCATTTCCATAGGATGTGACGACATCGACGGGGAATGTGATAAATCGATCTTTGCTATAAAAACGTGCATTCCTGAGCGGCCCATTATATTTCCCAGCGCCAATCAtattgctcctcctcctcctcctcctcctcttcttccagcCCGGAGTGCACGGTGCATTGTGCAATATGATGGGCCGCCGGGATGGATGGAAATATGATGGGCCCGTGGCCTGGAAAGTGGAAACGAACAGGTTGGGCTAGCTGGTGGGTGAGTTGTTTTGAGTTGGCTGGGCCTGCGAGTGGAATGTGGGGGGAGGCTGGCTgggccagtttttttttctttttaacttTTTGTTTTAACCTGAATTTTAAATGGCTGCTTGTGGTTTGCTAAAACAGGAATTTTAGATTTCAACACACCAGGAAAGAAAGATGGCATGGAGTTGGGAATCAAGTCACCTTAATGAGCGAACTGAAAATAGTACCAACAAATACATGTGCGTCTACCCTTTCGATcactgtggttttaattaatCGATCTGTTGCACATGATTTCAAGCCGCTCCAACGACTAACGTAGGCGCTATTATTTGCCTCTGCCGTAGCTGAGTCCTGCGAAAACCAACTGGAGCACGTTGGCTATGCTGACGACAACGGCAGCCAGGACGGCCATTGCCTTGAGAGGGTTGTCGCACTTGACGTTCCAGAGCCACGCAACGGACCTTCCCCAGCTGCTATGGTAGAGCGGCTCAAGCGCCTTGTGCTTGGAACTGAGGTAGTTGAGTTCCGGGTCGTCGGCGTCCAGGACGACGCCGTCGCAGAGCCCGGCGAGGCCTCGGGCGACGTCGTCTACGCTGCTGAGAAGATGCGAGATGACGCCCTTGGAGACGAGCAGCTCCACGTCCTCCTTGGTGCCGGCGACCTGCGACAGGAAGAGGCAGTAGGCCGTGACGTGGGAGCTCCTCTGCAGGCTCTTCTGCTCCAGGGACACCATGTTGCGCAGCATCCTGAAGGTGTTGGTGTCCACCGTCAGGCAAGGGACGTGGAGTGTGCCTCCTGTGAGCCACCCCACAGTGAGATCCACGTCCAGGATGGAGCGCgccccgtcgtcgtcgtcgctacCGCCCAGCTTCCGCTTCACGAACCCCACGCCGGCGCCGTAGTACTGCGTCGCCGTGCGCCAACGGACCTGCAGGGGCACGCTGGtactgttgctgctgctgctgctgttgttgctgctgctgctgttgttgggTTGCCCCTGTATTGGCGGGTTGTCGACGCAGATGCACCAACCATTTCCAATTGGACCAGCTGCAGGTCGACCTGCAGGCGTGAAGTACATGTAGAGCAGGTGGAGAAGATGGCATGGCGGAGTGGGAGGAGGCGACGATGGCACGTTAACATTGCTGATGATGTAGTTATTGCGCTGCAGCAGTCGTTGGACGCGCTTGGCGACCTTATCAAGGACACGAGGAGTACTAGTAGTGGTATCCTGGACTCTTGCGCTCTTGATTAACTGCTGGTGGATCTTCTCCAGGACGAAGAAGGGTATCTGGTTCTCCATGAGGAAAATGATGTCGCGGTCCACGGTGATGTcctccatgccgccgccggggaagaagcGCGAGTAGAGGAAGCAGCcgtccagcagcagcataCGAGCAAACTCCTTGTCGTTCATCCACCGAAACCTCCTGTTGAAGTAACCCCGTGCATGGTCGACGATGGCTCCCATGGCTTTCAGGTGGCTCCTCAGCTCCTCTCGACCCCCAGCTgcttcgtcgtcttcttctttgctgctgctgcttctggcCGTGAGCAAGCCCTGGAGcacgagcttcttcttctgctccaTCCTGTCAGCTGATCGCTTAGATCGATCCTGCCGGTGGAATGGGCCGATGCGGACCACGCCTGGTTCGTAATAATCGCCGCGGTCGATGTCGTCGCCGGCCCACGAAATCAGGCAAGCCACGCTAGTGTCCACCAACTTGGGCGGAGCAGCTGTTAGGATCTCCGTTATCAGGgattcatcttcttcttcgtcctcctcctcctccggcgcacCACACAACTGCCCTCCTGCATGCACCCAAACATGCAAAAGATTAATTTTTTAGTATATAAGTTAATTCTTCCGCCATTGTGCTTAAGATTCAAGACGAATGATCGATGAGAGAAAATAAGAGTAAAATGGCATCTACGTACTAATCAAACGGTTCTGATCGATtcgtcaacttagatttaaacATTTTGCTTAAAAGTCAGACGCCACAGATATAGCCACACCCttaatatatactccctccgttccaaaatgtaGGACGCATGCATTACTTTTGTCGAttgtcaaaaaatttaaaatctgATCGATTATATataggaaaaaaatatcaacatcgATCTATATTGCCAAATGAGAATCATTAAATTCATTGTGAAATGTGTTTTCATTGCATGCATCTTGGTTTGATATTatatatgttgatattttttgctaTGAACTTGGTTATTAAACTTTCAAAGGAGTTGACAGTCAACAAAACTTATGTGTCCTACATTTTGACGGAGGGTATATATTTTTAGAGTGAGTTGCTCTGTTTTCGATCTTATTTTGCATACCTCAATCATCTATAGATCCGCTCGACGACACACCGGTTATCCCGGAACCGGAACCATCCTGCACCGATCTATCCCCTGAAAATAAAAGATCCACGATCTTACGTGGTTCATTTGTAGTTCACGATATGGAGGAAGTGCGTGTACTATTAGCAGATATGCCTCTACCAAGATCCAcaaattaattactccctGCTTCATTTTAAAATGTAGggcatataatttttgttgattGTCAAACTTTCTAAATTACTTTGACCAAGCTTGTATAGCAAAAGATATCAACATATATGGTGTCAAATTAagatattatgaaaatatatttcataaatGAATCTAATGATCTTTAATTATTTGACACCGTACGTAcgtagatgttgatatttttttatatatggTTGCTCAAACTTTCAAAATCTGAAACTGAGGGAGAGAATACTTGATTATGAAGTTTCCACGGAACGTATACCGAGCTACCACCTTTCAGCTTACCTGGTTTGATGTGGTTTCGGATCGAGATTAATGACAATCTAGTGGGAACGAAGGCACTCTATAGTCTACACTGAGGTAgtctctccgtttctaaatacttgtcgctgttcaaatatttaggaacggagggagtacgtacgtactgcaACCCCCGTACGTACGTGTTCGTCCTCAGTAGCTATATTGAGGTTGAACACCCTGGGTTCCTCACGAAGCACTCGACGGTACCATGAATGGCGGCAGACACGATAAGCACATACACTCCGGCgagcacgacgacgacgacagggATCGGCAGCTGGGACGACAGaagatatatatacatatatttggCCAGCTTAGTAGGTATGCAAAACACGTACCTTGAGCGTCCATGGAGCTAGCTCTAGCTGCGAGTGGCTTGGCTTTCGTCGTCCGACCGTCTTCAACAgtgaccggccggccgggagtACATTTGCTGCTAGCTTGCGTTTCTCCTTGCATTAACTGCCCGCTAACCTAACCTCTCTCTATATAATGAAAACGTGCACTGCCTGCCCCCATGTGGatttgcaaaataaataaaaaggttTTGCAGGCTGCTATGCAAcagctatatatatagagagagtaAATTTCGTAAAACCACAGTTTTTGAGGTAGTCCTGTCACTGAACCacaattaacaaaaaaaattcgcagaaccacactttttgagtCAAGTTGTCTCACTCAGCCCGAAACCGGGTGGTTTCGCagttttgcttgattttttacCGGtgaggcccacctgtcggacGCCACTTCGGCCCCGAAAACTTGCGGGGGTGAGAATGGGGCTGGGGGTTTAATCGCGGGCTAACAGGTCAGCTCGGGTTAGGGCCGACGTGGCGTACAACAGGTGGGCCCACTTACATTACCAACACACCGAATGCAAACTTACATTTTGGaagtttgatcaaactttaaaaagtttgacagtcaacaaaagttatgtGCCTTACattttgaaatggagggagtattatttatttttgacaaatttgtgtgtgtgtgtgtgtggggggggggggggcaaaaTATAGCTTATGTTAAATTCGACATTAggagattttattttctatttgATAAAACATGACAAACGATAGTTATATCAACGCATAAACACACAGTATATGTCATATAGTTGAATGCTCATGCGTTGCCAATGGATTGATAAACTCATGTGCAGAACAGGGACGTTGCTGTCATACTCGTTGTCTTGTATGAAAGCAGGTCAGAAGAAATTGGTTACCCGATGCATAGCACTGCATGTGTGTTATATAAATTACAATATATCCGCATGTTCACTTGGACAATAACCGCAACTGACCTGGTCAACGCGTCATCCGCGGTAAGGTCCGCCCGAGTACGCTTCGTCGGCGAGCTACACCCCTCATCGCTACTCGACGGCCCTCGATCTAGATCGGCTCTATCGACAGGCCTTATGCTACGTTGACGACCGCAGCCTTTCATCCCCGTTCAAAGACGTCCTGGATCCAGCGGTGATGTCGTGGTCCAAAGGGATGTCCGGGCTAGACGACGCTATGGTGGCCTGGCCTCCTTCGCGGCAGCCACATTCGCCCGCTCCTTCTCGGTCATGCGCGCCTGATTGCCTGGTCCTCGAAAAGAAGCTAGATTCTAATCTGGTGGGAAGCTAGCTATGAACCAAAGTCCAAGGCTATCACCTGTGCAAGTAGGATTCCGATTTCCTAGCTACGTAGGATACAGATTCAAAAGGTATTAGGACTCCCTAGCTAGCCATGCAGGATTGgtatt includes:
- the LOC104584014 gene encoding UPF0481 protein At3g47200 isoform X1 produces the protein MQGETQASSKCTPGRPVTVEDGRTTKAKPLAARASSMDAQGGQLCGAPEEEEDEEEDESLITEILTAAPPKLVDTSVACLISWAGDDIDRGDYYEPGVVRIGPFHRQDRSKRSADRMEQKKKLVLQGLLTARSSSSKEEDDEAAGGREELRSHLKAMGAIVDHARGYFNRRFRWMNDKEFARMLLLDGCFLYSRFFPGGGMEDITVDRDIIFLMENQIPFFVLEKIHQQLIKSARVQDTTTSTPRVLDKVAKRVQRLLQRNNYIISNVNVPSSPPPTPPCHLLHLLYMYFTPAGRPAAGPIGNGWCICVDNPPIQGQPNNSSSSNNSSSSSNSTSVPLQVRWRTATQYYGAGVGFVKRKLGGSDDDDGARSILDVDLTVGWLTGGTLHVPCLTVDTNTFRMLRNMVSLEQKSLQRSSHVTAYCLFLSQVAGTKEDVELLVSKGVISHLLSSVDDVARGLAGLCDGVVLDADDPELNYLSSKHKALEPLYHSSWGRSVAWLWNVKCDNPLKAMAVLAAVVVSIANVLQLVFAGLSYGRGK
- the LOC104584014 gene encoding uncharacterized protein LOC104584014 isoform X2 — its product is MEQKKKLVLQGLLTARSSSSKEEDDEAAGGREELRSHLKAMGAIVDHARGYFNRRFRWMNDKEFARMLLLDGCFLYSRFFPGGGMEDITVDRDIIFLMENQIPFFVLEKIHQQLIKSARVQDTTTSTPRVLDKVAKRVQRLLQRNNYIISNVNVPSSPPPTPPCHLLHLLYMYFTPAGRPAAGPIGNGWCICVDNPPIQGQPNNSSSSNNSSSSSNSTSVPLQVRWRTATQYYGAGVGFVKRKLGGSDDDDGARSILDVDLTVGWLTGGTLHVPCLTVDTNTFRMLRNMVSLEQKSLQRSSHVTAYCLFLSQVAGTKEDVELLVSKGVISHLLSSVDDVARGLAGLCDGVVLDADDPELNYLSSKHKALEPLYHSSWGRSVAWLWNVKCDNPLKAMAVLAAVVVSIANVLQLVFAGLSYGRGK